GGGTATTACAGAGAATCCAGAATCACTGTATGAAAATGAAAAAACTCCAGTTAGATTATCAAATGGAGATATTACGTATAAAAAACAACGTAAACCTGAATTTACCCTATCTGATATCTACAAACAAATATTAAAGAATACAACCTTAGGATATAATCTGCATGATTTTTCATATCAAGAAATTATTGATCCTGATGCGAGAAGATTAATTAAGGTATTAAGAGGATACCTAAGAGATCGACCAGATGGAAAAATTCTCGATGGTGAAACCCAGTTTAATGGGGAGAAAATCGATAACCTACTTGATGATATATGTTGGGTAAACTTTAACATGAAAGCTGTTGAAGGATCTGATATATACGACATTATCATGCATGTCCTTACCCTATTAGGATGGGAATACTTCGTTAAGAGGCCTTCTTTACGTAGATTTAAAAAACGCTTGAAGATCGAGGAAGCATGGAGAATGAAAAGAATTGATGGTGCTATGCAATTCGTTGAGGAATTAGCACGCCGTAGTCGTAAGTATCAGGCGGGTGTAGATATTATTACACAGGATTTAAATCCGTTCTTAGAAGATTCAGATGGACAAGCAGTTGTAAAGCAAGCAACAAGTGCATTGTTCCTTCGATTAGGTTCAGTTGATGATGAGGAAAAACGAAAATTGCAGTCAATTTTTAACTTGTCTGAGGGTGAACTACAAATCATTTGTCGTAAGCCTGCTGAATCAGAGGATTCCCAAACTAAAGGGGAAGGAATACTTCGTGTTGGTGGATCTTCTGCATATGTAAAAGTACAAGTTAGTGATGAAATGCGTGGGTTTATTGATACTGATACGGACTATCTAATCAATAATGGTCTTCTACCAGGCTTAGAAGAGTATGACAAGCAGGAAGAAGAAGAAGTTAGAGAGGCGTCATTAGTATGACGCTAAATACACTTGAACAACAGTTAAAATCAGATAAGAAAAGAAGAATTGCGTTTATTTTGATCCTATTGTTGATGTTCTTCCCTGGTTCAGCTGCACACGCTGCTGAAAGTAAGTGGTACGAAAAGCCGTTTGCTTTCATGTTTTCAAAACTATTTGAATGGATATTAGAGCCATTCATAGGACTACATGAACCCGCTTATTATATTTTCTATCAAGGAGCAGGGAAGATATGGGGATTGTATACACAGGAGCAATATAACAGTGCTATATATAATGGATTTAACATGATGCTGTTTGTTGTTGGTTTTTTACTCTGTGGTGCTATTGTCATGATGGGGATTCAACATGGATATGCAAAATTTTCCTCAAGTATGAAATCTGACATAACAGATAATTTTTTGAAGGTTATCTTGGGGATTGTTTTACTTTTTCAGTTCTTCCCGCTTGTTAATTCATTTTTTACTTTAAATCACTATTTTGTACAAATGTTTGAAACCGGTATTACTGATCCAGTTAGTCTAAGAGATTTAGGAGCTACTGTTTTGACTAGTCAAGACGGGAAAACAGCTGGTGAAAAGATTGAGTTTACTGATTTATCTTCTGGAGAAGGTGACAACTGGATAAAGGATGCTATCGTTTCCTTTTTCTCTCTAGGAGTTTCAATTTGGTTTAAAGCTTATTATACTCAACGCTTAATTATGATTAGCGGTTTAATACTTCTAGCACCTGTATGGATATCAACTATTTTTTTTCCTAAGCTACAAGGTATTACAAGCTATGCTATGAAGGAGTTATGGGCACAAACAATTGCTCAAACTATTCATGCAGCAATATTTTGGTTGTATTTCTGGTTGTTTGATAGCAACACAGATTGGTTGACATATATTATTGCTTTATCTATCTTTATCCCAGTTTCAGAGTCGCTTCGTTTTGCAATGGGGGCTACTTCTGAGAGTGGTGGAAAGTTAGCCATGATTGGTACTGCTGCTGGCTTTGGTTCTCTTATGCATGGAACTAAAGCGGTAGGTGATATAAAGAATGGAGTTAAAAATGGTTATGCAGAGAGTAAAGGGTTATTTGATGGATCTTCAGGGAAAGGTGGACAAAGTAGTAAAGGAAACACTGGAATGTCAATGATGGCCATGAATAATGGGAAATCTGGCGGTGCAATGAATTCCTTAAACCCTATGATGGGAATGAATGAGGAGCGTCAATATGGAGGTGCTGTTCAAAACGTTAGTTCAAATCCTAGTAAATTCACTCAACGTATGAGAACGGTTGGGCATGTTGCAGGTGGAGTTGGATCAGCTATTGGGCGAATGGGAGGAAATGCAACTGGTTTAGGTGTAAGTCCCTTTGGTCAACACATTATGGCTGAAGCGGGGGCCAATATGGGACAAAGTGCTGGATACGGTTCTGGAGTCGTTGGTTTTGGTGTCGGTAAAGGAATGACTGACAAAGCAAAGAACTTCGGTCAATCAATAAAAGGTAATTTTGAGGAAAATCCATTAATGACTCGTGAGCAATCTCGTGAGCAAAATATGAACCCATTTCAACAAGCTGGTCGTAATCTTGGAACTGTTGCAAGTAACCTCGGAAGAGCAACAGGTGATGCGATGGTTTCTCCCCAATTTAGAAACAGTCCACAGGCTCGTAGAGAAACTTTACAGCGTGCAGGTGGTGTCATGGGTGAAGCCCTTTATGGTAGAGGTATTGGATATCAAATGGGGGCAGATGCTGCCACAAGTGTAATGGGTAAAGGTGTAGAAAATCCGCAACTTGGTAGACTTGATCAAGGGGCAGACTATTCAGTTGTTACAGAAAGGGACAGAAGTTATTTAGCTGAAAAAGGTCCAAATAATACTCTTACACCTATATCTAATTATGGTCCGGGTGATCCAAGTCTACCTAAAAATGCTAAGGTTATGCAGGATCATAAGATTACAACTAGTGATACGGGTGTTATAAGTATGAATCCTACTTCTGAAAAGTATGCTACACAACAAGTGCAAAGTCCTAATAATGGAAAAATGGACGTTCAAACATTTAAGGTTGATAATTCAGTGAAAACTCCACATGTTAGCACGTTTATCGACAGTAATACGTCAGAGGTAAATTCAAATGAACCACCAATTAGAACTAATTTGGTTCCTAAAATAGATGAGCAACCTTTGCCTAATATGAATCAACAGGGTTCAATGCCAAATAAGAGTGAAAAAGTACCACCAACCCAACCGATAGTACCTAACAATAACCAAATTAATAAAGGGGATAACTCCACATTAATTCCTAACAAACCAATAGTTCCACCTACAAATAACAATAATTTCCCTCCTAAGAAAGATTGAGGTTATATAGATGGGGAATGCTTTGGAAAAAACGAAAGAAAATGCTAAGCAGTATGCCAAACAATACGCTAAACGAAAAGTTAAACAGTTAGTAAAGAAAGTAATTAGGAAAGTACTTTTAAAAGTTTTAAAGAAATTAGCTCTATATATAGGTAAACTTTTATTAAAGGCTTTCCTTAGTCTTGTAGCACTAATAGGAATACCAGGTACTATAGTATTTTTAGTTATTACTATTATCGGTGGTGCAATTTTAATAGTTGCTCCTAGTCTTGAATGGTTCGGTGATGATTCACCTATCACACCGGAAGAAGCAAAGAAACAGATTAATCAACTAATTCTAGATTCTAGTGAGTTAGAGCAATATAGACCTCCCTTTAAATTAGTTACTGCCATAGATGCAGTTAGAATATTAAAGGAAGATAAACAGCCTTGGGAAATTGATCCTGAACCAATTGTTAACGGGCTTGCACCAGATTTTGAATATGAAACCCATGAAGATACTTATGAGATAAAAAAGGTGATAGAAACTGAAGTAACCACCTACACTTATTCCAATATGGGAACCGAAGGATGTCAAACTAGGGAGGAAATTTCAAGTGCATTTTGTTCTGAACGAGAAGAACATAAACATATTGAAACCGAAACAATTATTGAAAAAGAAACTGTAAAGAGGGAATTCTTAAAATCCGCTCATGCTTGGAATACTCTTGATACTTTTTATTATAAAGAAGTTGATGTTAATGGAGAATTCGCAAAGCAAAGTGAGAACAAAGAAGGTAATACAAAAACGACTACTTACAAGCGGTTGATTAAGGAGTGGCAACTCGATACAGTCAATAATATAAAGAATTACGAGAAGTTTGACAGTACAATTACGTCATTACAATTTAAAGATGATGATATCAATTTATTGGTAGCCTCACTTATAGAAAATGGTATTCATATGGATGGATATACCGGATCTTATTTCGATGTATTTATAGAAAATGGAATGGGTATGATAGTTCCACAAGAATATATGGAAATATATATAGCTGCTAATAAAAAATATGGAGTTGACTGGAATTATCTAGCGGCACACCATTTTATTGAAACTCGATTCTCAACTATGGACCCAATGATATCATACGTGGGAGCTGAAGGCCATATGCAGGTGCGACCATAAGGTCATATAAGAAATCTCCTTTTGCATGGAGTAGGCAAGACTACAAAGCCTATCACTACCAAACTTATCCGTGAGGGAAACCAAATATCGGGGAGTGTAGCATGTTTGGAAAGCTATAAGTTATCGAATCATCACGATACGACTGAATAGCGAAGTGAAATGATGTAAACGAGGATAAAAGCTAAACTGCTTGAATGACAGTCCGAGGGGGTTATTGGCCCACCTATGACGGAAGATGATTACCTACGTTATACAACGAAACGTATTAGCTAATTGGAGACTCATTACGAAATACACACTGATTAACTGTATGTCAGATGTGAGTAGTCTATCGTTGACCAACTATAATAAGTAGTAAAGGGCGAACGTCATATCCGACATTATATCAAGCTTGTTCTTATATGTGCTAAATGGTGATTACCTACGTCAGAACGCTTTTATAAAAGCTATGATAAATTGTATCTGAATATCTGATATGGTAACGGAGTTCTCGTAGTAGTCCGAGATGGGGAAAGCCCATTACATGGCGAAGGGGAACAGCTTATCAAGTCTAACTAAAATTGGAAAGGAGCGTGAGGCTCTATGAGAAGTCCAAACACTGTGTTAGACAGTCTAGAAAAACAGTCAATACGCAAAGATTACAAATTCGAACGAATCTATCGAAATCTTTATAATGTAGAATTCTATTTAATGGCTTACGCAAGGATTAATGCGAAGGAAGGCAATATGACACAAGGTGTCGATGGACAAACCATTGATGGGATGAGTCTAGAACGTATAGAACGATTAATTGAAAGTATGAAAGATTGTAGTTATCAACCTAAACCGTCCAAAAGGGTATACATTCCAAAAAAGAAAACTGGTAAAAGACCATTAGGCATACCATCTTTCGAAGATAAACTCGTACAAGAAGTAGTAAGGTTGTTAGTCGAAGCGATGTATGAAAAAACATTTTCTCCACATTCTCATGGGTTTCGACCAGAAAAAAGCTGTCATACAGCACTCATGCAAGTAAAAGACAGATTTACCGGAGCAAAATGGTTTATCGAAGGAGATATTAAAGGTTTCTTTGATAATATTGATCATCACAAGTTAATAACACTACTTAAAAGAAGAATTGAAGATGAGAAATTCATCAATCTGATTTGGAAGTTTCTGAAGGCTGGCTATCTAGAAGACTGGCACTATCACAAAACGTACAGTGGTACTCCGCAAGGGGGTATTATCAGTCCAATCCTATCAAATATTTATTTACATGAACTTGATGAATTTATCATGTCTTACAAGGAGAACTTTGATAAAGGAAAAGGAAGAAGACGACTAAAAGAGTATCGTACACGTGAAGCCAGACTCTACCGTGCGAATGCTAGGTATAAAGAGAAATGGTCTGAAATGGATGAAATAGAAAAAGAAGAAGCACGTCAACACTTGGACGAGTTGAAAAATCACATGATGGAATTACCCTATAAAGACCCTATGGACGAAAACTACAAACGAATACAATACGTGCGATACGCCGATGATTTCATTATTGGGGTTATTGGTAGTAAAAAAGATTGTCAGCAAATAAAACATGACATCAGTAATTTTCTCAATCAAGAAATGAAAATTGAATTGTCTCAAGAAAAAACGCTCATTACTCATTCTAGTAAAAGAGCAAGATTTCTTGGATATGACATCAAAATTAGTCATGATAATAAAACGACAAAATACACGGCTAGTGGACATAAACAAAGAACAAGAACAATGAGCTGTGAACTATTACTACCTTATGAAGTTTGGCGTAATAAATTAATCGAATATAAAGCGTTAAAAATAGATAAAAAAACAAACAAATGGGAGTCTACACATCGAGCACATCTTTTACAAAATGATGACCTTGAAATATTGACCATCTATAATGCTGAAATAAGGGGTTTGTATAACTATTACAAACTAGCGAATAACGTATATAAGCTAGATGGATTCAAATTCATCATGGAATACAGCATGTACAAAACTTTCGCTAATAAATACAAATCAAGTGTAAGAAAAATTCATAGAAAATACAGTATAAACGGAGACTTTGCGGTAAGGTATGATACTGCCAACGGCAGTAAAATTGCTTACTTCTATAAAGATGGATTCAAAAAACAATTACTCCCATCTTCATACTCTGATGTTGATGTGATTTCTAAAACAAGGAACATTATTTATAACCGAACAGGTTTAATCGAAAGATTACTTGCAGGTCAATGCGAATGGTGTTACTCAAAAAATGTAGAACTAGAAATCCATCACATTAAGAAACTAAAAAACCTTGATGGCAAAAAAAGATGGGAAAAGCGTATGATTGAACGAAACCGTAAGACGATGGCGCTCTGTAAGAAGTGTCATCTCGATCTACACAACGGTAAGTTAGATTGATAGGTGGAGAGCCGTATACGCCGAGAGGTGTACGTACGGTTCGGGGAGGAGTTCTTGGAAACCTAGTATAGAAATATGCCAAGGCGCTGGGTTCTTACTCTACTTCATGCCTTGTACCTGGGTTGGTTGGCAAGATCCTACATGTAGCGGTAATGGTAAAGGTAATATATCAGAAAGTAATAAAAAGAGCATTTCATATATTAGTAGAATGGGAGGATATGGAACAGACGGGAATAATGATGGTGAGGCAGATATGTGGAACATATGGGATGCAGTTTTTTCATCCGCACACCTTTTAAAGGATAATGGTTTTTTAGAAGATAAACGTAAAGCGATTTATAGCTATAACCATTCGAATGCCTATGTTGATGAGGTTGTACACTATGCAGAATTATTTGCTTCAAATACTGGTGGTACTCCAGAAGTAACCAAAGGAAAATTTATGCGACCTTCTTTAGGGCCCATCACAAGTCCGTTTGGTCCTCGTTGGGGGAAATTACATGCTGGTATTGATATTGGTTCAAATGCTTCAACAGACCCTATTGTAGCCTCTGCGGATGGCGTTGTAGTTAGGTCCTATACATCTTCAAGTTATGGAGAATGTATTATGATAAAACATAATATCGAAGGTGAAACTTATACTACGGTTTATGCTCATATGGTTACTGGTAGTAGAAGGGTTCAGACGGGACAAACAGTTCAAAAAGGGCAAGTGATTGGAATAAAAGGAACAACAGGTAGCTCTACAGGTGTACACCTTCATTTTGAAATTCGTAAAGGGGATTGGTCAACAAATAAATCAAACGCTATTGATCCAATAGGATCAGGGCTCCTGCAATTAGATTAGTAGGTGATGAAGTATTAAGAGATTTATATTATTCTTTACTGGATATATAGTTTTAATGGTTATTGGTGCTGGAGTCTATTTATTATTTTTTAAAACTAACTCGGCTGATATTGCACAAGGGAAAGAATTAATGAATGTACTAGACGAGAGTTTAGTACATTCTTCAGATGATGAACATAATCATAGCCATGATCATAATGAGGCTGGTTATGACTATGATGTTGAAATTATAGAAG
The window above is part of the Metabacillus sp. B2-18 genome. Proteins encoded here:
- a CDS encoding reverse transcriptase/maturase family protein, which encodes MRSPNTVLDSLEKQSIRKDYKFERIYRNLYNVEFYLMAYARINAKEGNMTQGVDGQTIDGMSLERIERLIESMKDCSYQPKPSKRVYIPKKKTGKRPLGIPSFEDKLVQEVVRLLVEAMYEKTFSPHSHGFRPEKSCHTALMQVKDRFTGAKWFIEGDIKGFFDNIDHHKLITLLKRRIEDEKFINLIWKFLKAGYLEDWHYHKTYSGTPQGGIISPILSNIYLHELDEFIMSYKENFDKGKGRRRLKEYRTREARLYRANARYKEKWSEMDEIEKEEARQHLDELKNHMMELPYKDPMDENYKRIQYVRYADDFIIGVIGSKKDCQQIKHDISNFLNQEMKIELSQEKTLITHSSKRARFLGYDIKISHDNKTTKYTASGHKQRTRTMSCELLLPYEVWRNKLIEYKALKIDKKTNKWESTHRAHLLQNDDLEILTIYNAEIRGLYNYYKLANNVYKLDGFKFIMEYSMYKTFANKYKSSVRKIHRKYSINGDFAVRYDTANGSKIAYFYKDGFKKQLLPSSYSDVDVISKTRNIIYNRTGLIERLLAGQCEWCYSKNVELEIHHIKKLKNLDGKKRWEKRMIERNRKTMALCKKCHLDLHNGKLD
- a CDS encoding M23 family metallopeptidase, coding for MPCTWVGWQDPTCSGNGKGNISESNKKSISYISRMGGYGTDGNNDGEADMWNIWDAVFSSAHLLKDNGFLEDKRKAIYSYNHSNAYVDEVVHYAELFASNTGGTPEVTKGKFMRPSLGPITSPFGPRWGKLHAGIDIGSNASTDPIVASADGVVVRSYTSSSYGECIMIKHNIEGETYTTVYAHMVTGSRRVQTGQTVQKGQVIGIKGTTGSSTGVHLHFEIRKGDWSTNKSNAIDPIGSGLLQLD